A genomic segment from Lignipirellula cremea encodes:
- the ruvB gene encoding Holliday junction branch migration DNA helicase RuvB, with the protein MAREPILSASTNDDEINHRLRPQYMRDMIGQRDVIERLQISISAAMKRGEPLSHVLFDGPPGLGKTTFATVIPRELGVNVHLASGPTLKAPKDLVPFLTNLQERSVLFIDEIHRMPRGVEEYLYTAMEDFRIDLVLGEGVNARTHNLPLKPFTLIGATTRAGMLSGPLRDRFPIREHLGFYDLSEMTRIVQRSATKLKIDTDPDAALELARRSRSTPRIANTRLLWVRDYAETKANGIITVPVALDALAMLEIDTLGLDKQDRAYLTTLVRVFGGGPAGVEAIAHTMNTAADTLSDEVEPYLLRLELVVRTPRGRMATAKAYQHLQLNMPTDG; encoded by the coding sequence ATGGCCCGCGAACCCATTCTCAGCGCATCCACCAACGACGATGAAATCAATCATCGCCTGCGCCCCCAATATATGCGCGACATGATCGGTCAGCGCGATGTGATTGAGCGACTGCAGATTTCGATCTCGGCAGCCATGAAACGCGGGGAGCCGTTGTCGCATGTGCTGTTCGACGGCCCGCCCGGCCTGGGAAAAACGACCTTCGCCACGGTTATCCCGCGGGAACTGGGGGTGAACGTGCATCTGGCCAGCGGCCCCACTTTGAAAGCGCCCAAGGATCTGGTGCCGTTTCTGACCAACCTGCAGGAACGCTCGGTGCTGTTCATCGACGAAATCCACCGTATGCCTCGCGGCGTCGAAGAATACCTGTACACGGCGATGGAAGATTTTCGCATCGACCTGGTGCTGGGCGAAGGGGTCAACGCCCGCACCCATAACCTGCCGCTCAAACCGTTTACGCTGATTGGCGCCACCACCCGGGCGGGCATGCTCTCCGGCCCGCTCCGCGACCGCTTTCCCATCCGCGAGCATCTGGGCTTTTACGACCTGTCGGAAATGACCCGCATTGTGCAGCGCAGCGCCACCAAGCTGAAGATCGATACCGATCCCGACGCGGCCCTGGAACTGGCCCGCCGTTCGCGCAGCACCCCCCGCATCGCCAACACCCGCCTGCTCTGGGTGCGCGACTACGCGGAAACGAAAGCAAACGGCATCATTACGGTTCCCGTCGCTCTCGACGCGCTCGCCATGCTGGAGATCGACACGCTGGGACTCGACAAACAGGATCGCGCCTACCTGACGACCCTGGTCCGTGTGTTCGGCGGCGGTCCCGCCGGCGTAGAAGCGATCGCCCATACCATGAACACGGCGGCCGATACTCTCAGCGACGAAGTCGAGCCCTACCTGTTGCGACTGGAACTGGTTGTCCGCACCCCCCGGGGGCGAATGGCGACCGCGAAAGCGTACCAGCACCTGCAGCTCAATATGCCGACCGATGGCTGA
- a CDS encoding response regulator codes for MTTRILVADDHEMVRCGIVALLKDTEIEVAYEASSGKEAEALALEKTDIDVVVLDVRMPDGDGLTALNRIILERPNMAVLMLSTYDNPTYVARSVALGAKGYVLKGTDRDVLIDTIRKAASGENAWTRDELRRVTGALATPRLNANVEVPLTQRESEVLRQLALGLTNKEIAQALHISYETVKEHVQHILRKVGVSDRTQAAVWAVRNDLV; via the coding sequence ATGACGACCCGCATTCTTGTCGCCGATGACCACGAAATGGTTCGCTGCGGCATTGTCGCCCTGTTGAAAGACACGGAAATCGAAGTCGCCTATGAGGCTTCCTCAGGAAAGGAAGCGGAAGCGCTTGCACTGGAAAAAACCGACATCGATGTGGTCGTGCTCGACGTTCGCATGCCCGACGGAGACGGCCTGACCGCGTTGAATCGAATTATCCTGGAACGGCCCAATATGGCTGTCCTGATGCTGTCGACTTACGATAACCCCACCTATGTTGCTCGTTCGGTCGCCCTGGGCGCCAAAGGCTACGTGCTGAAAGGGACCGACCGCGATGTGCTGATCGATACCATTCGCAAAGCAGCCAGCGGGGAGAATGCCTGGACCCGCGACGAACTCCGCCGCGTGACGGGCGCCCTGGCGACGCCGCGTCTGAACGCCAACGTGGAAGTGCCGCTGACCCAGCGCGAAAGCGAAGTCCTGCGCCAGCTAGCCCTCGGTCTCACCAACAAAGAAATCGCCCAGGCGTTACACATCAGCTACGAAACGGTCAAAGAGCACGTCCAGCACATTTTGCGCAAGGTTGGCGTGAGCGATCGCACCCAGGCAGCCGTCTGGGCGGTGCGCAACGACCTGGTCTAA
- a CDS encoding universal stress protein, with protein MPFPTPNHIVVPVDFSADAFAALDLAIETANAASDITVVHVLPHLSPMEPGVAWKTVDDEKRAQHVREAFEKRLTDAKYEGLNYHVVVGDPGRSIADFAAKKGADLIVVPSHGRSGLQEILLGSVAERVVRLAHCPVLVIRK; from the coding sequence ATGCCGTTTCCCACGCCGAACCATATCGTGGTTCCTGTCGACTTTTCCGCTGACGCCTTTGCCGCGCTAGATCTGGCGATCGAAACGGCCAACGCCGCCTCCGACATTACTGTAGTGCACGTGCTGCCCCACCTGTCGCCCATGGAGCCAGGCGTCGCCTGGAAAACAGTCGACGATGAAAAGCGGGCGCAGCACGTGCGGGAAGCCTTTGAGAAGCGGCTGACCGACGCGAAGTACGAAGGCTTGAACTACCACGTGGTCGTCGGCGATCCTGGTCGCAGCATCGCCGACTTTGCGGCGAAAAAAGGCGCCGATCTGATCGTGGTGCCTTCGCATGGCCGATCAGGCCTGCAGGAAATCCTGCTGGGATCCGTCGCCGAACGGGTCGTCCGCCTGGCCCATTGCCCCGTACTGGTGATTCGCAAGTAG
- a CDS encoding prenyltransferase/squalene oxidase repeat-containing protein, whose protein sequence is MRILLLFLVGSLFSAASLRANEPAPISAAIDKALPLLARAAAGSAAERTCFTCHSQALPVFALAAAREHGFTIDEKVFQAQVEHTLTFVKGSRQRYLDGRGTGGKVDLAGYALWTLDDGKHPRDENTDAVIEYLLAYRADSPSWPSTSNRPPSQGSHFTTTYLALRGLGSYAAAEHRAGAEKRQAAAEEWLLATPAKTTEDHVFRLRSLHYLGVDTAEVISAADALLALQRTDGGWSQTADMESDAYATGTALVALAECDRLEPVSAAYQRGIDFLLKTQLPDGSWRVTTRSKPIQKYFETGFPHEKDQFISTTATAWAVQALLKTTPLADAAP, encoded by the coding sequence GTGCGAATTCTCCTTCTGTTTTTGGTCGGCTCTCTCTTCTCCGCTGCCAGCCTCCGTGCCAACGAACCGGCGCCGATTTCCGCCGCAATCGACAAGGCGCTCCCGCTTCTGGCCCGGGCCGCCGCAGGCTCAGCCGCCGAGCGCACCTGCTTTACCTGCCACAGCCAGGCGCTGCCAGTCTTTGCCCTGGCAGCGGCGCGAGAACATGGTTTTACGATCGACGAAAAGGTGTTCCAGGCGCAGGTCGAGCACACGCTGACCTTTGTGAAAGGTAGCCGCCAGCGATATCTGGACGGCAGGGGAACCGGCGGCAAGGTCGACCTGGCGGGCTATGCCTTGTGGACGCTGGACGACGGCAAGCATCCTCGTGATGAAAACACCGACGCCGTGATTGAATATCTGCTGGCCTACCGGGCCGATTCGCCGTCGTGGCCGTCGACCTCTAACCGTCCGCCTTCGCAAGGCAGTCACTTTACAACGACTTACCTGGCCCTGCGCGGGCTGGGTTCCTACGCCGCGGCCGAACATCGGGCGGGGGCGGAGAAACGCCAGGCGGCCGCGGAAGAATGGCTGTTGGCGACGCCCGCCAAAACGACCGAGGATCACGTCTTTCGTTTGCGGTCGCTCCACTACCTGGGTGTCGACACGGCCGAAGTCATATCGGCGGCCGATGCGCTGCTGGCCCTGCAGCGAACCGACGGCGGTTGGTCGCAAACGGCCGACATGGAAAGCGATGCCTACGCCACGGGCACGGCGCTCGTTGCGCTGGCTGAGTGCGATCGGCTGGAGCCGGTCAGCGCCGCTTATCAGCGCGGAATCGACTTTCTGCTCAAAACGCAGTTGCCCGACGGATCCTGGCGGGTAACCACGCGCAGCAAGCCTATCCAGAAGTATTTTGAAACGGGTTTTCCGCACGAGAAGGACCAGTTCATTTCCACCACAGCGACGGCCTGGGCCGTGCAGGCATTGCTGAAAACAACGCCCCTGGCGGATGCTGCTCCCTGA
- a CDS encoding DUF1501 domain-containing protein has protein sequence MFVPTPAGMNRRHFMRHMAGASAMTIPALSMGQAIAANAADLKKRRKSAILLWMGGGPSTMDIWDLKPGAVTGGPFRPISTTGDMQICEHMPQMAKQMHNMSIIRSMSTREADHNRGRYYMHTGYVPNPNVEHPSYGSVISHQTMDQRPELEIPPFVSVGGGAEGPGFLGMAWAPFAVDSNGNVRNLKMDMDDRRLQERMAALDLVEKGFISQNRGQAAVDHQKILGKTYKLMTSSQMEAFKVASEPQEVQDRYGTTGFGKGCLMARRLVESGVPFVEVNLGGWDMHTGIHATLADTKLPELDKAMSALVEDLEQRELLQDTAIIWMGEFSRTPRINGNAGRDHWARAWSVVVGGGGLKGGIAVGETSADGTAVETEPYSSQDVMASVCKGLGIDLETVFTSRSGRPMKIANSGKVITELFS, from the coding sequence ATGTTCGTTCCTACTCCCGCCGGGATGAATCGCCGGCACTTTATGCGGCATATGGCGGGCGCTTCCGCGATGACGATCCCCGCCCTCTCCATGGGCCAGGCGATCGCCGCGAATGCAGCCGACCTGAAAAAACGCCGCAAGTCGGCCATCCTGTTGTGGATGGGCGGCGGTCCTTCGACCATGGATATCTGGGATCTCAAGCCGGGCGCCGTCACTGGCGGTCCGTTCCGCCCCATCAGCACCACGGGCGACATGCAAATCTGCGAACACATGCCGCAAATGGCAAAGCAGATGCATAACATGTCGATCATCCGCTCGATGAGCACCCGCGAAGCCGACCACAACCGCGGCCGTTACTACATGCACACCGGCTATGTGCCGAACCCCAACGTGGAACACCCCAGCTACGGCTCGGTCATCTCCCATCAAACGATGGACCAGCGTCCTGAACTGGAAATTCCCCCGTTCGTCTCCGTCGGCGGCGGCGCCGAAGGCCCCGGCTTCCTGGGTATGGCCTGGGCTCCGTTTGCGGTCGATAGCAACGGCAACGTCCGCAACCTCAAAATGGATATGGACGATCGTCGCCTGCAGGAACGGATGGCGGCCCTCGACCTGGTCGAAAAAGGCTTCATCAGCCAGAACCGCGGCCAGGCCGCCGTCGACCACCAGAAGATCCTGGGCAAAACCTACAAGCTGATGACCAGCTCGCAGATGGAAGCCTTCAAAGTCGCCAGCGAACCGCAGGAAGTGCAGGATCGTTACGGCACGACCGGCTTCGGCAAAGGCTGCCTGATGGCCCGTCGTCTGGTCGAATCGGGCGTTCCGTTCGTCGAAGTGAACCTGGGCGGCTGGGACATGCACACCGGCATCCACGCCACGCTGGCGGACACCAAACTGCCGGAACTGGACAAGGCGATGAGCGCCCTGGTCGAAGACCTGGAACAGCGTGAACTGCTGCAGGACACGGCCATCATCTGGATGGGCGAGTTCAGCCGAACGCCCCGCATCAACGGCAACGCTGGCCGCGATCACTGGGCCCGCGCCTGGAGCGTGGTTGTCGGCGGCGGCGGCCTGAAAGGCGGCATCGCCGTGGGCGAAACCAGCGCCGACGGCACGGCCGTTGAGACGGAACCGTACAGCAGCCAGGACGTCATGGCCAGCGTCTGCAAAGGCCTGGGCATCGACCTGGAAACCGTCTTCACCAGCCGCTCCGGCCGCCCGATGAAGATCGCCAACAGCGGCAAAGTCATCACCGAACTGTTCAGCTAA
- a CDS encoding DUF1549 domain-containing protein — protein MVAVLSVIACLIGVLLAGPRLLTFPPKTGHDLADQDTLDREPAPLPSGSHTANSLPPVSPQEGSGNREGSGSHQPANSTIAANPQSEPHGRQQLPGTSGSGAAEPPFRQLALREFSAPQTQPFTTQAPLLSQPHVRPTPAPRDDMLETVNAALHGVWKVAKVEPAVAVDSAAWLTRIYASLAGKTPSPQEIARFVAQDDRPAREAVVDQLLATDAFTDHWGKVFAHALLAGTGDADARDQLQAFLAKSLKEDKPYDQIATELLTAVGSPSPAAADFNPAASFLVAAFDSKGAAAASRTASVFLGKQLQCAQCHDHPANEWRQADFWEMAAFFRQLKLEHQGDTDSLVNVDFRGEDNDPHEAAAFYERPSGELAVAYPRFAQIETPRTGRVDEFNRREALATLVTQSEDFGRAAVNRVWREFFGFGFTHPIDDMGPHNPPAHAELLEQIAEQFRAHHYDLKELIRWVALSEPMTLSSKSTADNLADVPEWGETPLFSRYYKETPAAGATDRRSPRALLAAAVDPLHGLNPDAGTAGVLPRRPGGQVQNANVGVQLTPASLAGVARPHRYLLDSLAKSDLSEQLLIDHLFWAALSRSATGAEKKAALAILSQAKEPGGDRPEVLQRIWWALLASEDR, from the coding sequence ATGGTAGCTGTGTTGTCGGTCATCGCCTGTTTGATTGGCGTCCTGCTGGCAGGCCCGCGCTTGCTGACGTTCCCGCCGAAAACTGGCCATGATCTGGCCGATCAGGACACCCTCGATCGGGAACCGGCGCCGTTGCCTTCTGGCTCCCACACCGCCAACAGTCTGCCGCCGGTTTCGCCGCAGGAGGGATCAGGCAATCGCGAAGGTTCCGGATCGCATCAACCTGCGAATAGCACCATTGCTGCTAACCCTCAATCAGAACCACACGGACGGCAACAGCTGCCCGGAACTTCGGGCAGTGGGGCCGCTGAGCCCCCGTTCCGGCAGTTAGCCCTGCGTGAATTCTCTGCGCCACAGACACAGCCGTTTACGACCCAGGCTCCCCTGTTATCGCAGCCGCATGTTCGCCCGACGCCCGCTCCCCGCGATGACATGCTGGAAACGGTCAACGCGGCGTTGCACGGCGTTTGGAAAGTCGCCAAGGTGGAACCTGCCGTGGCGGTCGATTCGGCAGCCTGGCTGACGCGCATTTACGCCAGTCTGGCGGGGAAGACGCCGTCACCCCAGGAGATTGCCCGCTTTGTCGCCCAGGATGACCGGCCCGCCCGCGAGGCGGTCGTCGATCAATTGCTGGCGACTGATGCTTTCACCGATCACTGGGGGAAAGTTTTCGCGCACGCTTTACTTGCCGGAACCGGCGACGCCGACGCCCGCGACCAGCTACAGGCTTTCCTGGCGAAATCGCTTAAGGAAGACAAACCCTATGACCAGATCGCCACGGAACTGCTGACGGCAGTCGGTTCACCGTCGCCCGCCGCTGCCGACTTTAACCCGGCCGCCAGTTTCCTGGTCGCCGCCTTTGACAGCAAAGGCGCCGCCGCAGCTTCCCGCACTGCCAGTGTTTTCCTCGGCAAGCAGTTGCAGTGCGCCCAGTGCCACGACCATCCGGCAAATGAATGGCGCCAGGCCGACTTCTGGGAAATGGCGGCCTTTTTCCGGCAGCTCAAGTTAGAGCATCAGGGAGACACCGATAGCCTGGTCAATGTCGATTTTCGCGGTGAGGACAACGACCCGCACGAAGCGGCTGCGTTCTACGAACGCCCCAGCGGCGAGCTAGCTGTAGCGTATCCGCGTTTCGCCCAGATCGAAACGCCGCGAACGGGTCGTGTCGACGAATTTAACCGTCGCGAGGCGCTTGCGACGCTCGTCACCCAAAGTGAAGACTTTGGCAGGGCGGCGGTGAATCGCGTCTGGCGGGAGTTCTTCGGCTTTGGTTTCACCCATCCGATCGACGATATGGGTCCCCATAATCCGCCTGCCCACGCAGAACTGCTGGAGCAGATTGCCGAACAATTCCGGGCCCACCATTACGATTTAAAAGAGCTGATTCGCTGGGTCGCTTTGAGCGAGCCGATGACGCTTTCCAGCAAGTCCACCGCTGACAATCTGGCCGACGTGCCCGAATGGGGCGAAACGCCGTTGTTCAGCCGTTACTACAAAGAAACGCCCGCCGCTGGCGCGACCGACCGTCGCAGTCCGCGGGCCCTGTTGGCAGCCGCCGTCGATCCGTTGCACGGCCTCAACCCCGATGCGGGAACTGCCGGCGTCCTGCCGCGTCGTCCCGGCGGACAGGTCCAGAACGCCAATGTGGGCGTGCAGTTGACTCCCGCCTCCCTGGCTGGCGTCGCCCGCCCGCACCGTTACCTGCTCGACAGTTTGGCCAAAAGCGATCTGTCCGAACAGCTATTGATCGACCACCTGTTCTGGGCCGCCTTGTCGCGCTCGGCTACGGGAGCGGAGAAGAAAGCAGCCCTGGCCATTCTTTCACAAGCGAAAGAGCCGGGCGGAGATCGTCCAGAAGTGTTGCAGCGCATCTGGTGGGCATTGCTCGCCAGCGAAGACCGTTAA
- a CDS encoding RNA polymerase sigma factor, with product MDKAESPLTNEDPVPRPFNPAQLVADHQAGVWRYLRAIGCDPALADDLTQETFLAVFEKPLNDYHFAATSAYLRRVAKNLLITHKRRAGRMHLTPHADELDVVWTDWIQHDNGEEALSALKDCFRQLTERARLALEMRFRQKSSRPEIAAALEITEHGAKNLMQRAKKQLRTCVESKIKTD from the coding sequence ATGGACAAGGCCGAGTCGCCCCTCACGAATGAAGATCCGGTTCCCCGGCCCTTCAACCCCGCCCAGCTGGTCGCTGACCATCAGGCTGGCGTGTGGCGATATTTAAGAGCGATCGGCTGTGATCCTGCGCTGGCGGACGATCTGACCCAGGAAACGTTTCTGGCCGTTTTTGAGAAACCGCTCAACGATTACCATTTTGCCGCCACGTCTGCATACCTCCGCAGAGTGGCGAAAAACCTGTTGATTACCCACAAACGTCGGGCGGGTCGCATGCACCTTACCCCCCACGCAGATGAGCTTGATGTCGTTTGGACCGATTGGATCCAGCATGACAACGGGGAAGAGGCTTTATCCGCGCTGAAAGACTGCTTCCGACAGCTGACCGAACGGGCTCGACTGGCGTTAGAAATGCGATTCCGACAGAAAAGTTCCCGCCCCGAAATTGCGGCCGCACTTGAGATCACCGAACATGGCGCCAAAAACCTGATGCAACGTGCGAAAAAGCAGTTACGCACCTGCGTTGAGAGTAAAATCAAAACCGACTGA
- a CDS encoding efflux RND transporter permease subunit — translation MAKSFFAKRVPLVGTMAVLTLCVIFFWLPFAIRGARMAVEGMKNDVKDWLPSDFPETKELDWFRINFLGEQFVIVTWPGANVDDPQFKLLVRKLRVDIGEIPLEPAVPGSQDNAESQGDDQNPEEEAATTAMVDPRSEEVKKEDARAREIGDKYGLYVRNDLYENWSKQGEKWLHGDGDRWFYLLPSGELMQWAGGSHTANYLYRAIARNVLGDYSLDGVYVATLGSAPTVDDSGKTIPNRYYAEPQRVTARFFHNVTTGPEVLEQLIAENGPLWPRGSDYAGWTNEEKRVVAEELAYERLTGVLFGPQPPINFDWTAESLPETIGKKEMARLPEDWETQVNGYLAGLLRDEFDGDREQLLTAPHLIRMRHYRAMFREMGVEPPHPQSCILVTLSKVGRRDLSRVVGRALMGKPRGRLLDLATGECQIGPEQLKLGGPPIDNVAIDEEGSITLARLVVFSGIIGLSLAWLSFRSIKITMMIFFVGGVSAMASLGIVWWCGGTVDAILMTMPALVYVLGLSGAVHIVNYYRDAVEEQGVEGAPEAAIGHGWFPCTLAAFTTALGLLSLMASNIQPIKKFGLFSALGVMATVILLFTYLPAALQLWPGPYKKRKKGEAPASSVARVIEGFWQSVGAWVVANYGKVLTGAVALMAVVALGLPRIHTSIQLLKLFDGDAKIIRDYEWMETYLGRLVPMELVVRVDRSAMRSNGDDAADEPVVTRDDDQQTSGQQNATVQPLMQYDFLERMEMVARVKEAIEAEFGDDGRQILGTGMALTTFAPELPGPDGGGLLDARKTYNRRLEQSRPEFLASDYLREDKENADELLRLSLRLGALNNVDYGAFVNTLKMVVEPILDAYRVRTQVLGHLLEKENGLRGASILVLGAAPQEATARVAPTPVEETTMQEPAAGDINQTQLFVDTLDELFRNRGFRTGDSRSQQIAYYDPSLYPPEERATPEQLKEYLEQFQVVMMVDDDPDLDPGILSKQAGWWLDARDYRYLPLAEGSISAAERKIQGDSDATVTAIYTGVVPVVYKAQRTLLISLIDSIGLAFVLIMAVMMVLLRDWGQPFHLWRNSLNPAAGLLSMLPNIFPVVMIFGVMGHLGVLVDIGSMMTASVAMGVAVDDTIHFLNWFRMGMSQGLKRKQAIALAYRHCATAMTQTTAIGGLGLAVFGLSTFTPTQRFGVLMFTLLVAALIGDLIMLPALLASPLGKYFAPEPVDTPDAASPTEEAKGKALAADTVADEPTPEPTAKEK, via the coding sequence ATGGCCAAATCTTTTTTCGCGAAGCGTGTCCCCCTCGTCGGCACCATGGCGGTCCTTACGCTGTGCGTGATTTTCTTCTGGTTGCCTTTTGCCATCCGCGGCGCCCGGATGGCGGTCGAAGGGATGAAGAACGATGTCAAGGACTGGCTGCCTTCGGACTTCCCCGAAACCAAGGAACTCGACTGGTTCCGCATTAACTTCCTGGGCGAGCAGTTCGTCATTGTCACCTGGCCCGGCGCCAATGTAGATGACCCGCAGTTCAAGCTGCTGGTGCGCAAACTGCGCGTCGATATTGGCGAGATTCCGCTGGAACCGGCCGTCCCTGGCAGTCAGGACAACGCTGAGAGTCAGGGCGACGACCAAAATCCGGAGGAAGAAGCGGCGACCACAGCCATGGTCGACCCCCGCAGCGAGGAAGTCAAAAAGGAAGACGCCAGAGCCCGGGAAATCGGCGACAAGTATGGCCTTTACGTCCGTAATGACCTGTATGAGAACTGGTCCAAACAGGGCGAAAAATGGCTCCACGGCGATGGCGACCGCTGGTTCTATCTGTTGCCTTCCGGCGAACTGATGCAGTGGGCCGGCGGCTCGCACACGGCCAATTACCTGTACCGGGCCATCGCACGCAACGTGCTGGGCGACTACTCGCTGGACGGCGTTTATGTGGCCACCCTGGGATCGGCCCCGACGGTCGATGACAGCGGCAAAACCATTCCCAATCGCTACTATGCAGAACCCCAGCGGGTCACGGCCCGCTTCTTCCATAATGTCACAACCGGCCCCGAAGTGCTGGAACAGCTGATCGCCGAAAACGGTCCGCTCTGGCCTCGAGGTTCCGACTACGCCGGCTGGACGAATGAAGAAAAACGGGTGGTCGCCGAAGAGCTGGCCTATGAGCGGCTGACCGGCGTGCTGTTTGGCCCGCAACCTCCGATCAATTTTGACTGGACGGCCGAATCCTTGCCGGAAACGATTGGCAAAAAGGAGATGGCCCGTCTGCCCGAAGACTGGGAAACCCAGGTCAACGGCTACCTGGCGGGCCTTCTGCGCGACGAGTTCGACGGCGATCGAGAGCAGTTGCTGACGGCGCCGCACCTGATCCGCATGCGGCATTACCGGGCCATGTTCCGCGAGATGGGCGTCGAGCCGCCGCATCCGCAAAGCTGCATCCTCGTGACTCTCTCCAAAGTTGGCCGGCGGGATTTGTCGCGCGTGGTCGGCCGCGCCCTGATGGGCAAGCCGCGGGGCCGGCTGCTCGATCTGGCGACAGGCGAATGTCAGATCGGGCCGGAGCAGCTCAAGCTGGGCGGTCCGCCGATTGATAACGTCGCCATCGATGAAGAAGGTTCGATTACGCTCGCTCGCCTGGTGGTGTTTTCCGGCATTATCGGCCTGTCGCTGGCCTGGTTGAGTTTCCGTAGCATCAAGATCACCATGATGATCTTCTTCGTCGGCGGCGTGAGCGCGATGGCCAGCCTGGGGATTGTCTGGTGGTGCGGCGGCACGGTCGACGCCATTTTGATGACGATGCCCGCCCTGGTGTATGTGCTGGGGCTGTCGGGCGCCGTCCATATTGTGAACTACTACCGCGACGCCGTCGAAGAACAGGGCGTCGAAGGCGCTCCGGAAGCGGCGATCGGCCACGGCTGGTTCCCCTGTACGCTGGCGGCGTTTACGACCGCGCTCGGTCTGCTGTCGCTCATGGCCAGCAATATCCAACCCATCAAAAAGTTCGGCCTGTTCTCAGCCCTGGGCGTCATGGCGACGGTGATCCTGCTGTTCACCTACCTGCCTGCCGCTCTGCAGCTCTGGCCCGGGCCGTACAAGAAACGGAAAAAAGGGGAGGCTCCAGCCTCTTCGGTTGCGCGGGTCATTGAAGGTTTCTGGCAAAGCGTGGGCGCCTGGGTCGTCGCCAACTACGGCAAGGTGCTGACGGGCGCCGTGGCGCTGATGGCGGTGGTGGCTCTGGGACTGCCGCGCATTCATACGTCGATCCAGCTGCTGAAGCTGTTTGACGGCGACGCCAAGATCATCCGCGACTACGAATGGATGGAGACCTATCTGGGACGGCTGGTGCCGATGGAACTGGTTGTGCGCGTCGACCGCTCCGCCATGCGCAGCAACGGGGACGACGCAGCCGACGAACCGGTCGTTACCCGCGACGACGATCAGCAAACCTCGGGACAGCAAAACGCGACCGTCCAGCCGCTGATGCAGTACGACTTTCTGGAACGGATGGAAATGGTCGCCCGGGTGAAGGAAGCAATCGAAGCCGAGTTTGGCGACGACGGCCGGCAGATCCTCGGCACAGGCATGGCGCTCACAACGTTCGCTCCCGAACTACCGGGGCCCGATGGCGGCGGTCTGCTCGACGCCCGCAAAACGTATAACCGGCGACTGGAACAAAGCCGTCCCGAGTTTCTGGCGTCGGACTATTTACGCGAAGACAAAGAGAACGCCGATGAACTGCTCCGCTTGAGCCTGCGTCTGGGAGCCTTGAATAACGTCGACTATGGCGCCTTTGTCAACACGTTGAAAATGGTGGTGGAACCGATCCTCGACGCCTATCGCGTGCGGACCCAGGTGTTGGGACATTTGCTGGAAAAAGAGAACGGTTTGCGCGGCGCCAGCATCCTGGTGCTTGGTGCGGCCCCGCAGGAGGCGACGGCCCGGGTCGCCCCCACGCCGGTCGAAGAAACGACCATGCAGGAGCCGGCCGCCGGCGACATTAACCAGACGCAGCTTTTTGTCGACACGCTCGACGAACTGTTCCGCAATCGGGGTTTCCGCACGGGAGACTCCCGTTCCCAGCAAATCGCCTACTACGATCCTTCCTTGTATCCGCCGGAAGAAAGGGCGACGCCGGAACAGCTCAAAGAATACCTTGAGCAGTTCCAGGTGGTGATGATGGTCGACGACGACCCCGACCTGGATCCGGGCATCCTGTCGAAGCAGGCCGGCTGGTGGCTCGACGCCCGTGACTATCGTTATCTGCCGCTGGCGGAAGGCTCCATCTCGGCGGCTGAACGCAAGATCCAGGGCGACTCCGACGCCACGGTCACCGCCATTTACACAGGCGTGGTGCCGGTCGTCTACAAAGCCCAGCGCACGTTGCTGATCAGCCTGATCGACAGCATCGGGCTGGCGTTTGTGTTGATCATGGCCGTGATGATGGTGCTGCTCCGCGACTGGGGGCAACCGTTCCACCTGTGGCGGAATTCGCTCAACCCAGCGGCCGGTCTGCTCTCCATGTTGCCGAACATTTTCCCGGTTGTGATGATCTTCGGCGTAATGGGGCACCTGGGCGTGCTGGTCGATATCGGCTCCATGATGACGGCCAGCGTGGCGATGGGGGTGGCGGTCGACGACACCATCCACTTCCTTAACTGGTTCCGCATGGGAATGAGCCAGGGACTCAAACGCAAGCAGGCGATCGCTCTGGCGTATCGCCATTGTGCGACCGCCATGACGCAGACCACCGCCATCGGCGGCTTGGGGCTGGCCGTGTTTGGCCTGAGCACTTTCACGCCGACGCAGCGTTTTGGCGTGCTGATGTTTACCCTGCTGGTCGCCGCGCTGATTGGCGACCTGATTATGCTGCCCGCCCTGCTGGCCAGCCCGCTCGGCAAGTACTTCGCACCGGAGCCCGTCGATACGCCGGACGCCGCCTCTCCCACCGAGGAGGCTAAAGGAAAGGCGCTCGCCGCCGACACCGTCGCCGATGAGCCTACGCCTGAACCGACCGCCAAAGAGAAGTAG